In Dioscorea cayenensis subsp. rotundata cultivar TDr96_F1 chromosome 9, TDr96_F1_v2_PseudoChromosome.rev07_lg8_w22 25.fasta, whole genome shotgun sequence, a genomic segment contains:
- the LOC120269432 gene encoding uncharacterized protein LOC120269432, producing MADEAGGGRSAIQGEISERSQDQNASGTQNSPSAAFQMFPATFPCLLPGLFPQASSEQEDHGPGIYAVPVNPYMGPMAGFPPNTLIPLTYNIPRRTDSAGTAAGENGQVRPQLGRQRQVVDRRFHFAFQLDLALLLKLAAMVFLFGHEGSRQRLILLVLFALLMYLYQTGVLRPLVRWVRQGAAPPQPRPAVPPENAPRPEPDERNEPRPEENPRVDNQNQPPEAENPPAANENLQPQPEPERRNGIDLRGFAREIQTFIIGFITSLFPGFHHHHND from the exons ATGGCGGACGAGGCCGGAGGAGGGCGTTCTGCGATTCAGGGAGAGATCTCGGAGAGGTCTCAG GATCAAAATGCCTCTGGTACCCAGAATTCGCCAAGTGCTGCATTTCAGATGTTCCCAGCCACATTCCCTTGCCTCCTACCAGGACTTTTTCCTCAGGCTAGCTCTGAACAAGAGGATCATGGGCCTGGGATTTATGCTGTACCTGTCAATCCATACATGGGACCAATGGCTGGGTTTCCACCAAATACTCTTATTCCTCTAACCTATAATATCCCTAG GAGAACAGATTCTGCTGGAACTGCAGCTGGAGAGAATGGGCAAGTGAGGCCACAGCTTGGACGGCAAAGACAAGTGGTTGACAGACGTTTTCACTTTGCATTCCAGCTTGACTTGGCGCTCCTACTAAAATTAGCTGCAATGGTTTTCCTTTTTGGCCATGAAGGATCAAGACAAAGGCTCATTCTTCTTGTGTTGTTTGCCTTGCTGATGTATCT TTATCAGACTGGAGTTCTTCGCCCCCTTGTAAGATGGGTCCGACAGGGGGCTGCTCCTCCCCAACCTAGGCCTGCAGTCCCACCAGAGAATGCCCCACGCCCAGAGCCTGATGAGAGAAATGAGCCTCGACCAG AGGAAAACCCAAGAGTTGATAATCAAAACCAACCTCCTGAAGCAGAGAACCCGCCGGCTGCAAATGAGAACCTGCAGCCGCAGCCAGAGCCAGAGAGAAGGAATGGAATTGACTTGAGAGGATTCGCCAGGGAGATCCAAACATTTATCATTGGTTTCATTACTTCTCTTTTTCCAGggtttcatcatcatcacaatgaCTAG